A genomic window from Elusimicrobia bacterium HGW-Elusimicrobia-1 includes:
- a CDS encoding type IV pili twitching motility protein PilT yields MYDVKKLLGAMIRNNISDIHLKSDSAPLVRVNGELVTASEEKITAETMKTIVESVLLPDQAEKFRRDCDIDFAYSVEGLSRFRVNMSMERGNPSIVLRVIPTEVKTFEELNLPDEAFRKLANESRGLILIAGITGSGKTTTLNAIINHINENTRAKIVTIEDPIEYYHFDKKSSISQREIGRDAKSFESALKYSLRQDPDIIVLGELRDSESMKAAILAAETGHLVLSTIHTIDTSQTIDRIISSYPPHLQSGVCAQLAYVVKGIVAQRLVPSKDCSAQYPICEILIGTSLIKNIIAEKKLGDIAKALEQGSFYGMRTFDQDIYKLFTEGKISSETAFENATNVDDLSLRLKGIERTS; encoded by the coding sequence ATGTATGACGTAAAAAAACTTCTTGGCGCGATGATCCGCAACAACATATCGGACATCCATCTTAAATCTGATTCCGCGCCCTTAGTAAGAGTCAACGGAGAGCTTGTCACCGCGTCCGAGGAAAAGATAACGGCTGAAACGATGAAAACAATCGTTGAATCGGTGCTTTTGCCCGATCAGGCCGAGAAGTTTCGCAGGGATTGCGACATAGATTTTGCATACTCCGTCGAAGGTCTTTCGCGGTTCCGCGTCAATATGAGCATGGAAAGGGGTAATCCGTCCATTGTTCTTCGAGTTATTCCGACGGAAGTAAAAACCTTTGAGGAACTCAACCTCCCCGACGAAGCATTCAGAAAACTCGCCAACGAATCCCGCGGGCTCATACTGATAGCGGGAATAACCGGCTCCGGAAAAACAACCACTCTCAACGCCATTATCAATCACATCAACGAAAATACGCGCGCGAAGATCGTTACCATAGAAGATCCTATCGAGTATTATCATTTCGACAAAAAATCGTCGATCTCGCAGCGCGAAATCGGCCGCGACGCCAAATCGTTTGAGAGCGCGCTGAAATATTCTCTCAGACAGGACCCCGATATCATAGTGCTGGGCGAACTCAGAGATTCCGAGTCGATGAAAGCCGCCATACTGGCCGCCGAGACCGGGCATCTGGTGCTTTCCACCATCCACACCATAGATACTTCTCAGACGATAGACCGCATCATCAGTTCTTACCCTCCGCATCTTCAGTCGGGCGTATGCGCCCAACTCGCCTATGTGGTCAAGGGGATAGTGGCACAGCGTCTGGTGCCTTCCAAAGATTGCTCCGCGCAATACCCCATTTGCGAGATACTTATAGGCACGTCGCTTATAAAAAATATCATCGCGGAGAAAAAGCTCGGCGATATAGCCAAGGCGCTTGAACAGGGCTCTTTTTACGGTATGCGCACGTTCGACCAGGATATATACAAGCTTTTTACCGAAGGTAAGATTTCGTCGGAAACCGCGTTTGAAAACGCCACTAACGTAGACGATCTGTCTTTGCGGCTAAAGGGTATAGAGCGAACCTCATAA
- a CDS encoding phosphopentomutase: protein MTRKLVALVILDSFGAGALPDAAEYGDAGADTLGHIAGQTKNFNLPNLARLGLYELIAPSARPAFPPGKITGCYGKMAEASDGKDTPIGHWEITGLITEKPLPTYPDGFPKELIERYEKIIGVKTLGNYAASGTEILKQLGDEHYKTGYPIVYTSADSVFQVAAHEDPKIFGLKKLYEICEAVRKMLAPPHNVGRVIARPFIGEPGAFARTSNRHDYALDPAGETLLDKLRKAGVRVSAVGKIYDIFNGKGIDETVRTRDNRDGMARTLEAVRKAVDGPSGTKTFVFTNLVDFDMLWGHRRNVAAYYEGLKEFDDFLPRLEDALGDEGVLLIAADHGCDPAYAAHTDHTREHVPVLVSGQGVKKGINLGVRKTFADAGQTISELFGAERTAAGVSFAKEIVL from the coding sequence ATGACGCGCAAACTCGTCGCGCTTGTCATACTCGATTCATTCGGCGCGGGAGCCCTTCCCGACGCCGCTGAATACGGCGATGCGGGCGCCGACACGCTCGGTCACATCGCCGGACAAACCAAGAATTTTAATCTGCCCAATCTGGCGCGGCTGGGACTTTATGAATTGATAGCTCCTTCGGCCCGGCCGGCTTTTCCGCCCGGAAAAATCACCGGCTGCTACGGCAAAATGGCCGAGGCCTCGGACGGTAAAGACACGCCCATAGGCCACTGGGAGATAACGGGACTTATCACCGAAAAACCGCTGCCCACTTATCCCGACGGCTTTCCCAAAGAATTAATCGAGCGCTATGAAAAAATCATAGGCGTCAAAACCCTCGGCAATTACGCCGCCTCCGGCACGGAGATTTTAAAACAACTCGGCGACGAGCATTACAAAACCGGATATCCGATAGTATACACTTCGGCCGACAGCGTTTTTCAGGTGGCCGCGCACGAGGATCCCAAAATTTTCGGGCTCAAAAAACTTTACGAAATATGCGAAGCCGTCAGAAAAATGCTGGCGCCTCCGCATAACGTGGGCCGCGTTATCGCGCGGCCGTTTATCGGCGAGCCGGGGGCGTTTGCGCGCACGTCGAACCGTCACGATTACGCCCTCGACCCCGCCGGCGAGACGCTTCTTGACAAACTCCGGAAAGCCGGCGTGAGAGTGTCGGCCGTCGGAAAAATATACGACATATTCAACGGTAAAGGCATCGACGAAACCGTTCGCACGCGCGACAACCGCGACGGAATGGCGCGAACGCTTGAAGCCGTCCGCAAAGCCGTCGACGGGCCGTCGGGAACCAAAACTTTCGTGTTCACGAATCTGGTCGATTTCGATATGCTCTGGGGACATCGCAGAAATGTCGCGGCTTATTACGAGGGGCTTAAGGAGTTCGACGATTTTCTGCCGCGGCTGGAAGATGCTCTCGGCGATGAAGGCGTTCTTCTGATAGCGGCCGACCACGGCTGCGACCCCGCCTACGCCGCTCATACCGACCACACCCGCGAACACGTGCCCGTGCTTGTCTCGGGACAAGGCGTTAAGAAAGGAATAAATCTGGGCGTCCGCAAAACCTTCGCCGACGCCGGGCAGACAATATCCGAATTGTTCGGGGCGGAGCGAACCGCCGCGGGAGTTTCATTCGCCAAGGAAATAGTTCTTTGA
- a CDS encoding thymidine phosphorylase, translated as MRIYDIIYKKRNNLELSADEIKYIVEAYTKGDVPDYQMAAFLMAVFIRGMADAELAELTAAMTESGEIMDLSDIKSPKIDKHSTGGVGDGISLALAPLAASFGVVVPMMSGRGLGHTGGTLDKLESIPGFRVDLSAGDFKKQLDKIGVAIIGQTEKVAPADKKIYALRDVTATVDSIPLIAASIMSKKLAEGADGLLLDVKTGSGAFMKTLEDSKKLAGVMVAIGRKSGKTMRAVITDMSQPLGNAVGNSLEIEQTVSVLKGRGPEDFSSLVVELAARMIVMAGVFDKIEDARSAAAKNLSSGAALAKFAAMVEAQGGDPEVAASPDKILPRSKFAEDIKIPGGGYISEIKTDDVGICSLELGAGRASKEDKIDYSAGIVLHKKVGDKISSDEAVATFSYNKARSPISEIKKKFAECFKVSQTPPQKPRMIHDEIK; from the coding sequence ATGAGAATATACGACATAATCTATAAGAAGAGAAATAATCTGGAACTTTCCGCCGACGAAATTAAATATATCGTCGAGGCGTATACCAAAGGCGACGTCCCCGACTACCAGATGGCGGCCTTTCTTATGGCCGTTTTTATACGGGGGATGGCCGACGCCGAACTGGCCGAACTCACGGCCGCTATGACCGAATCCGGCGAGATAATGGATTTGTCCGACATAAAATCGCCCAAAATCGACAAACACTCCACGGGCGGCGTGGGCGACGGCATATCGCTGGCGCTGGCGCCCCTTGCGGCCAGTTTCGGCGTGGTCGTGCCTATGATGTCCGGCAGAGGACTGGGGCATACCGGCGGCACTCTGGACAAACTCGAATCGATACCCGGTTTCAGGGTGGATCTTTCCGCGGGCGATTTCAAAAAGCAACTCGATAAAATAGGCGTCGCGATAATAGGTCAGACGGAAAAAGTCGCCCCGGCCGACAAAAAAATCTACGCTCTGCGCGATGTCACCGCCACGGTCGACTCCATACCTCTTATAGCCGCTTCCATAATGTCCAAGAAACTCGCCGAAGGCGCCGATGGTCTTCTGCTCGACGTAAAAACCGGCTCCGGCGCGTTTATGAAAACGCTCGAAGATTCAAAAAAACTAGCCGGAGTTATGGTAGCCATAGGCCGCAAGTCCGGTAAAACTATGCGTGCCGTGATTACCGATATGAGCCAACCGCTGGGGAATGCGGTCGGTAATTCGCTTGAAATCGAACAGACGGTTTCCGTGCTCAAAGGCCGCGGCCCCGAAGATTTCAGCTCGCTTGTCGTAGAACTCGCCGCGCGGATGATAGTGATGGCCGGCGTTTTTGACAAAATTGAAGACGCCCGTTCCGCCGCCGCAAAAAATCTTTCGTCGGGCGCCGCGCTTGCAAAATTCGCCGCTATGGTCGAAGCTCAGGGCGGCGACCCCGAAGTGGCCGCGTCTCCGGATAAAATTCTGCCTCGCTCCAAATTCGCGGAGGACATAAAAATTCCGGGCGGCGGTTATATATCGGAAATTAAGACCGACGACGTCGGCATATGTTCTTTGGAACTGGGCGCCGGCCGCGCCAGTAAGGAAGATAAGATAGATTACTCCGCCGGAATAGTCCTGCATAAAAAGGTCGGCGACAAGATATCGTCCGACGAGGCCGTCGCGACATTTTCGTATAACAAAGCGCGTTCGCCCATTTCGGAAATAAAGAAAAAGTTCGCCGAATGTTTCAAGGTGTCTCAAACGCCGCCGCAAAAGCCGCGGATGATTCACGACGAGATAAAGTAA
- a CDS encoding purine-nucleoside phosphorylase, with amino-acid sequence MTIIEKLKESENFLETKTSIRPEIALVLGSGLGGVVDIIGNKTVIPYKDIPHFPVSTVCGHAGQLVFGTLEGKSVVAMQGRVHFYEGHPMSVVTYPIRLMKKLGCSKLILTSAVGGINESYAPGDAVVITDHINFMGTNPLIGGHCDDFGQRFPDMSRVYSSRLAGIAIDTAQKMNIRAHVGVYFASTGPSYETPSEVRAFAKLGGDVVGMSVVPEAIVANQSGIELLCLSYVSNMASGISKKGLSHEEVMEVGREAGGRLSKLIAAVVKSA; translated from the coding sequence ATGACTATAATTGAAAAACTCAAAGAATCCGAAAATTTTCTTGAGACCAAAACATCCATACGGCCCGAGATAGCGCTGGTTCTGGGCTCAGGTCTCGGCGGCGTGGTGGATATTATCGGGAACAAAACCGTGATACCTTACAAAGATATACCGCATTTTCCCGTGTCCACCGTTTGCGGACACGCCGGACAGCTCGTATTCGGAACGCTCGAAGGCAAGTCGGTCGTGGCTATGCAGGGCCGCGTGCATTTTTACGAAGGGCATCCGATGAGCGTAGTCACCTATCCGATACGCCTGATGAAAAAACTCGGCTGTTCCAAATTGATACTGACCTCCGCGGTGGGAGGTATAAACGAGAGCTATGCGCCCGGCGACGCCGTGGTCATAACCGACCATATAAACTTTATGGGCACGAATCCTCTTATAGGCGGGCATTGCGACGATTTCGGACAGAGATTCCCGGATATGAGCCGCGTATACTCGTCGCGCCTGGCGGGCATTGCGATTGATACCGCCCAAAAAATGAACATCCGCGCCCACGTCGGCGTTTATTTCGCGTCGACCGGCCCGTCATACGAGACACCTTCGGAAGTCAGGGCTTTTGCCAAACTCGGCGGCGACGTCGTGGGAATGTCGGTTGTGCCGGAAGCCATAGTGGCCAACCAGTCGGGCATTGAACTTCTGTGCCTTTCTTATGTGTCGAATATGGCCAGCGGAATTTCCAAAAAAGGACTCTCTCACGAAGAAGTCATGGAAGTCGGACGTGAGGCCGGCGGCCGCCTGTCTAAACTTATTGCCGCGGTCGTTAAGTCGGCTTAA
- a CDS encoding anion permease produces the protein MSASLLLIVLIVVVALAFDFTNGFNDSANIVAAAIMSRAIGPSTALLLAAVSEFVGAYFLGTAVASTVGKGIIDPAGFTASGGAAGGLAILSALFGAIAWNVTSLRMGVPSSSSHALIGGLIGAFIALAGFHSVYWNKVAQVISIMIISPVIGIASTFIFAKLTLLFASWSSPRINKIFRKFQIVALVTQALAHGTNDAQKTMGVITFALIAMGFLAAPDAAAALVVPKWVTAACAAAIALGMGSGGRKIIKTLGGKLYKIRPVHGFASQTASSLIIAATSFFGYPISTSQVISSSVMGAGAAFRPKMVRWQVAKDMGMAWLVTIPVSALVSALIFSVVKKILL, from the coding sequence TTGAGCGCTTCCTTGTTACTTATCGTTTTGATAGTTGTTGTCGCGTTGGCGTTCGATTTTACCAATGGATTCAACGACTCCGCCAATATTGTGGCGGCCGCCATAATGTCCCGCGCCATAGGACCGTCGACGGCGTTGTTGTTGGCGGCAGTTTCGGAATTCGTGGGAGCGTATTTTTTGGGAACGGCGGTCGCTTCAACGGTAGGGAAAGGCATCATAGACCCCGCGGGATTTACCGCTTCGGGCGGCGCCGCCGGCGGACTTGCGATTCTTTCGGCGCTGTTCGGCGCCATAGCGTGGAACGTAACTTCGTTGAGAATGGGAGTGCCGTCGTCGTCTTCGCACGCGCTCATAGGCGGACTTATCGGAGCATTCATAGCACTGGCCGGATTTCACAGCGTTTACTGGAACAAGGTCGCGCAGGTAATCTCTATAATGATAATATCGCCTGTCATCGGAATTGCCTCGACTTTTATATTCGCGAAACTCACGTTGCTGTTTGCATCGTGGAGTTCTCCGCGCATAAACAAGATATTCCGCAAGTTTCAGATCGTCGCTCTCGTGACACAGGCGCTTGCGCATGGCACCAACGACGCGCAGAAGACAATGGGAGTGATAACTTTTGCTTTGATAGCGATGGGCTTTCTTGCCGCGCCCGATGCCGCCGCCGCGCTGGTCGTGCCCAAATGGGTAACAGCCGCCTGCGCCGCGGCGATAGCGCTTGGAATGGGTTCGGGCGGACGCAAGATAATAAAAACTCTCGGCGGAAAACTTTATAAAATCCGGCCCGTTCACGGCTTCGCTTCTCAGACGGCTTCGTCATTGATAATCGCGGCGACATCGTTTTTCGGATATCCCATTTCGACGTCGCAGGTCATTTCGTCTTCGGTGATGGGCGCCGGCGCGGCATTCCGCCCCAAAATGGTCCGGTGGCAGGTCGCAAAGGATATGGGTATGGCGTGGCTCGTAACCATACCGGTGAGCGCCCTTGTCTCGGCTTTGATTTTTTCGGTCGTCAAAAAGATTTTACTTTAA
- the ade gene encoding adenine deaminase, producing the protein MQISELIRAASGSVKPDLCLKNGRVVNVLSGEIERADILVHKGYIAAVGAHLPRARHSIDMGGSFVAPGFIDGHVHIESSMMSVSEFARAVSSRGVTSVITDAHEIANVLGIDGIKYMLESAKYQPLNVFFMLPSCVPATKMETAGARLSGFDLYPFLKEKWVVGLGEVMNFPGVIMADEDLLDKMKIAAGKRIDGHSPGLSGAGLAAYIASGITSDHESTTLAEAREKLRRGMYVMVREGTSEKNLASLIPLVNEKNYSRFFFVSDDRHPHDLVKEGSIDHLVRKAVSLGLAPLTAIRMATINTAEYFRLPRIGALAPGYQADIAVFDSMRAIRPRMVMRRGAVVAKDGKFVARKVRIAARLRGSVNVRWLDAKDFAVRAEGKRIKVIEVVPHQIVTRKKIMRAKVEKGLAVSDTANDALKMVVVERHQASGAIGKGFVKGFGLKRGAIAQSVAHDSHNIIAVGADDRSIYSACVDIVKMGGGLSVADGDNILARMPLPIAGLMTDEPLESVVTSLEELLAAARKLGCGLPDPFMTLSFMALPVIPELKLTDKGLVDVNKMKITELFE; encoded by the coding sequence ATGCAGATAAGCGAACTGATTCGCGCGGCATCCGGAAGCGTCAAGCCGGATTTATGCCTGAAAAACGGCCGGGTCGTCAACGTGCTTTCGGGCGAAATCGAACGCGCCGATATTCTGGTGCACAAGGGCTATATAGCGGCCGTCGGCGCGCATTTGCCCCGCGCCCGACATTCCATAGATATGGGCGGATCGTTTGTCGCGCCCGGTTTTATCGACGGTCACGTGCATATAGAGTCGTCGATGATGTCCGTATCCGAGTTCGCCCGCGCCGTGTCGTCGCGCGGTGTGACATCGGTAATCACCGACGCCCACGAAATCGCCAACGTTCTTGGCATCGACGGAATAAAGTATATGCTTGAATCGGCAAAATATCAGCCGCTTAATGTATTTTTTATGCTTCCGTCGTGCGTTCCCGCCACCAAAATGGAAACGGCGGGCGCGCGTTTGTCCGGCTTCGACCTTTATCCGTTTCTTAAAGAAAAGTGGGTGGTCGGCCTGGGCGAAGTAATGAATTTTCCCGGCGTCATAATGGCCGACGAGGATTTGCTCGACAAAATGAAGATTGCCGCCGGCAAAAGAATCGACGGGCATTCTCCCGGACTTTCCGGAGCGGGTCTGGCCGCCTATATAGCATCCGGCATAACGTCGGACCACGAATCCACCACCCTTGCGGAGGCGCGCGAAAAACTTCGCAGAGGAATGTACGTAATGGTTCGCGAAGGCACTTCCGAGAAGAATCTCGCATCCCTGATACCTCTTGTCAACGAAAAAAATTACTCGCGCTTTTTCTTTGTTTCCGACGACAGACATCCGCACGACCTGGTGAAAGAGGGTTCCATAGATCATCTTGTAAGAAAAGCCGTGTCTCTGGGTCTGGCCCCCCTGACGGCCATAAGAATGGCCACGATAAACACTGCGGAATACTTCCGTCTTCCGCGCATCGGCGCGCTGGCTCCGGGTTATCAGGCCGACATCGCCGTGTTCGACAGTATGCGCGCAATTCGTCCGCGAATGGTTATGCGGCGCGGCGCGGTAGTCGCCAAAGACGGGAAGTTCGTTGCGCGCAAAGTCCGCATCGCGGCCCGTCTCAGAGGTTCGGTAAATGTGCGATGGCTCGACGCAAAAGATTTCGCGGTGCGCGCCGAGGGAAAGCGCATTAAAGTAATCGAGGTCGTTCCCCATCAAATAGTAACCCGCAAAAAAATAATGCGCGCAAAGGTCGAAAAAGGCCTGGCCGTTTCCGATACGGCGAACGACGCGCTTAAAATGGTCGTGGTGGAACGGCATCAGGCGTCGGGCGCAATCGGCAAAGGATTTGTGAAGGGCTTCGGTCTTAAAAGGGGCGCGATAGCCCAGTCCGTCGCGCACGACTCGCATAATATCATAGCGGTCGGCGCCGACGACCGGTCCATTTATTCGGCCTGCGTCGACATAGTAAAAATGGGCGGCGGTTTAAGCGTTGCCGACGGCGACAACATTCTTGCGCGTATGCCTCTGCCGATAGCCGGACTTATGACCGACGAGCCGCTTGAGTCGGTAGTGACGTCTCTGGAAGAACTGCTTGCCGCGGCGCGAAAACTCGGCTGCGGATTGCCCGATCCGTTTATGACGCTGTCTTTTATGGCGCTGCCGGTAATACCGGAACTGAAACTGACGGATAAAGGTCTTGTCGACGTAAATAAAATGAAAATTACGGAGCTTTTCGAATGA
- a CDS encoding DUF47 domain-containing protein gives MWPFKKRPDFFDMLAAQSAKVEEGLQTLVEFMDEPSKEKAKKINDLEEEADELRRVLIDELNRTFVTPIDREDIFALSRDIDDLIDYAKSTVEEMTLFEVKPDISIKSMVEALSGAAREINFAMKNLKERPGVAEEHIVRAKKIENYVEHRYREGLAELFKTNDTINIMKTREIYRHLSNAADRVSDAADVMGDILVKTA, from the coding sequence ATGTGGCCTTTTAAAAAACGTCCCGATTTTTTCGATATGCTCGCGGCGCAATCGGCAAAAGTCGAGGAAGGACTGCAGACGCTTGTCGAGTTTATGGATGAACCGTCCAAAGAAAAAGCAAAAAAAATTAACGATCTTGAGGAAGAGGCGGACGAACTCCGCAGAGTGTTAATCGACGAATTGAACCGCACTTTCGTCACGCCGATAGACCGCGAGGATATATTCGCCCTGTCGCGCGACATCGACGATTTGATAGATTACGCTAAATCCACCGTCGAGGAAATGACTCTTTTTGAAGTCAAACCGGATATATCCATAAAAAGCATGGTCGAAGCTCTTTCCGGCGCGGCGCGCGAGATAAACTTTGCGATGAAAAATCTCAAAGAACGTCCCGGCGTGGCCGAGGAACACATAGTAAGAGCCAAAAAAATAGAGAATTATGTAGAACATCGTTACAGGGAAGGTTTAGCCGAATTATTTAAGACAAACGACACCATAAATATAATGAAAACACGCGAGATTTACCGCCACCTTTCCAACGCGGCCGACCGCGTATCGGACGCCGCCGACGTTATGGGCGATATTCTCGTTAAAACCGCATAA
- a CDS encoding aspartate aminotransferase, translated as MQIRLADRLSRLGTETAFEVLAKAKALEAKGKEMVHLEIGEPDFDTPKNIRDAAKKAIDDGWTHYGPSAGLPEHRAAIAEYISKTRGIKVLPEEVVVTPGAKPIIFYTMLTVLKPRDEVIYPNPGFPIYESMIKFVSGIPVPIPLREENDFNFDIKEFKKLVTPNTKVIILNSPQNPTGGVLPRKVLEEIADIVLQRDDIVVLSDEVYSRMLYDGQEHFSIASIPGMKDRTIIIDGYSKTYAMTGWRAGYGVMNKEYAGWMTKLMTNSNSCTASFTQMACIEALRGDQSEVDKMVAEFARRRDVMVEGLNKIPGVKCKKPKGAFYVFPNFSEFGMKSKEMEEFLLEEAGVAALAGTSFGDYGEGYIRFSYANSVENIKKALSKIETALKRLR; from the coding sequence ATGCAAATCAGATTAGCCGACAGATTGTCGCGGCTCGGCACCGAAACAGCGTTTGAAGTCCTGGCCAAAGCGAAAGCGCTCGAGGCCAAGGGCAAGGAAATGGTGCATCTTGAAATCGGCGAGCCGGATTTCGATACTCCTAAAAATATCCGCGACGCCGCCAAGAAAGCCATCGACGACGGATGGACGCATTACGGGCCGTCGGCCGGGCTTCCGGAACACCGCGCGGCGATAGCCGAATATATCTCAAAAACCCGCGGCATAAAAGTGCTCCCGGAGGAAGTGGTGGTTACACCCGGCGCCAAACCCATAATCTTCTACACTATGCTCACGGTGTTGAAACCCCGCGACGAGGTTATCTATCCTAACCCGGGTTTTCCGATATACGAGTCGATGATAAAATTCGTCAGCGGCATACCCGTGCCCATTCCCCTGCGCGAAGAAAACGACTTTAACTTCGACATAAAAGAATTCAAAAAACTGGTTACGCCCAACACCAAGGTCATAATACTCAACTCGCCTCAGAACCCCACGGGCGGAGTTCTTCCCAGAAAAGTTCTCGAGGAGATAGCCGATATAGTTCTTCAGCGCGACGACATCGTCGTTCTTTCCGACGAGGTTTACTCCCGTATGCTCTACGACGGACAGGAACATTTTTCCATTGCGTCCATACCCGGAATGAAGGACCGCACGATAATAATCGACGGATATTCCAAAACCTACGCGATGACGGGCTGGCGCGCGGGTTACGGCGTTATGAACAAGGAATACGCCGGCTGGATGACTAAACTTATGACCAACTCCAATTCCTGCACGGCTTCTTTCACGCAGATGGCCTGCATAGAGGCGTTGCGCGGCGACCAGAGCGAGGTCGACAAAATGGTTGCGGAGTTTGCCCGCCGCAGGGATGTTATGGTCGAAGGATTGAATAAAATCCCCGGCGTGAAATGCAAAAAACCCAAGGGAGCGTTTTACGTGTTCCCGAACTTCAGCGAATTCGGAATGAAGTCCAAAGAAATGGAAGAGTTCCTGCTGGAAGAGGCCGGCGTGGCCGCGCTTGCGGGAACATCCTTCGGAGATTACGGCGAGGGATACATACGTTTCTCTTACGCCAATTCCGTGGAGAACATCAAAAAGGCGCTTTCTAAAATAGAAACGGCCCTGAAGCGTCTCCGCTGA